GGGCATGCAACGCCACTAAGGCTTTATTTAAGTAAAAATTCATAACAGTTTTTCAGGGCCCCCCGGCCCTGTTTTTGTTTTTTGCAGCGAAAATCGCAAGGTCTTGCTCCGTGGTATAATGCCTGCGCACGCTCCGGCCTGCCTTTTCCTGATCTGCCCCTTCCTGATTCAGGCCGGCGTCGATTATTTTATCTACAGAGGTAAACCTAGCTATGAGCAGTTTTGGCAAAATCCAGGAACTCCTGGGTAAAGACGCCGTATATCTCCTGGACCACGAATGCCGGACCATCTCCAAAGATGTTCTGCACCTGCCCGGCCCCGATTTCGTGGATCGGGTCATGACCCCCACCGACCGCTCCAATTCGGTTCTGCGTAATCTGCAAACCATTTACAATACCGGCCGTTTGGCTGGCAGCGGCTATCTCTCGATTTTGCCTGTAGACCAAGGCATCGAGCATACCGCTGGCGCATCTTTCGCTCCCAACCCGATTTATTTTGATCCCGCCAATATTGTTGAACTGGCGATTGAAGGCGGCTGTAACGCCGTGGCCTCTACCCTGGGGGTTTTGGGCTCTGTTTCACGCAAATACGCCCACCGGATTCCCTTTATCGTCAAACTGAACCACAATGAACTGCTAACCTACCCCAATATCTTTGATCAAACCCTCTTCGCAGACGTCGATCAAGCCTTCAATATGGGTGCCGTCGCCGTAGGCGCTACCATTTACTTCGGTTCAGACGAATCCCGCCGTCAGATCTGGGAAATCAGCCAGGCCTTCAAATATGCACATGAGCTGGGCCTGGTCACCATTCTCTGGTGCTATCTGCGTAACCCGGCCTTCAGCCAGGGCGATACCGATTATCACGTGGCAGCCGATCTCAGCAGTCAGGCCAACCACCTGGGTGTCACCATCGAAGCGGATATTATCAAACAAAAAATGCCTGAAAACAACGGCGGCTTTACCGCTCTGAAATTTGCCAAGACCCATAAAAAAGTCTATGAGCAACTGACCACCGATCATCCCATCGATCTGACCCGCTATCAGGTCGCCAACTGCTATATGGGACGTGCTGGCCTGATCAATTCCGGCGGGGCATCCTCGGGTGAATCCGATCTGGCAGAAGCCGTGCGTACAGCTGTCATCAACAAGCGTGCCGGTGGCATGGGCTTGATTTCTGGCCGCAAAGCTTTCCAACGCGATATGCAGACGGGTGCTGCCCTGCTGCATGCAATTCAGGACGTTTACCTCTGTGATGAAGTAACCATCGCCTAATACAGCCAAGCATTAAAGCCACCTGAGAATAACTCAGGTGGCTTTTTTCATAAGAAAAAGCCCCCCGAAGGGGGCCGACTGGAGGTTTCAAACGCAGTCTAGAATTTGCTCCAGAGGTACTGATTGGTAACCTCATGGTGGAAGATAATCTCAGGCTGTTTGATCAAAGAACCCAAAAGTTTGGGGCAGCGATCCGCTGCAGATTGCTTCAGTTCCAAAAATTTCTGGTGATTCTGTTCGCCCAACATGCTGCGAACAAACTCACTGCCCTTAAAATGCCGCATGGCATCATAGATATTGTCGGGCAGGAAACGGGTACGGGTACGGCGGGTTTCGCTATCGAGCGCTTCGCTCATGGGCCCTTCCAACCCTGTTTTGAGCAAGCTATAGAGCAGGAGATAGGGGCTGGCATCAGGCCCGACGCTGCGCACCTCAATCCGGGCAGAGCGCTCATTGGCCAAGGGAATCCGAATCATCGAGGTGCGATCAATCGCTGAAGATTTGATCTGGTTGGGAGCTTCATAAGCAGGATCCAAACGGCGGTATGAATTCACGCTGGGGTTCAGTACCAAACAGATA
The window above is part of the bacterium (Candidatus Blackallbacteria) CG13_big_fil_rev_8_21_14_2_50_49_14 genome. Proteins encoded here:
- a CDS encoding fructose-bisphosphate aldolase (catalyzes the formation of glycerone phosphate and D-glyceraldehyde 3-phosphate from D-fructose 1,6-bisphosphate), whose protein sequence is MSSFGKIQELLGKDAVYLLDHECRTISKDVLHLPGPDFVDRVMTPTDRSNSVLRNLQTIYNTGRLAGSGYLSILPVDQGIEHTAGASFAPNPIYFDPANIVELAIEGGCNAVASTLGVLGSVSRKYAHRIPFIVKLNHNELLTYPNIFDQTLFADVDQAFNMGAVAVGATIYFGSDESRRQIWEISQAFKYAHELGLVTILWCYLRNPAFSQGDTDYHVAADLSSQANHLGVTIEADIIKQKMPENNGGFTALKFAKTHKKVYEQLTTDHPIDLTRYQVANCYMGRAGLINSGGASSGESDLAEAVRTAVINKRAGGMGLISGRKAFQRDMQTGAALLHAIQDVYLCDEVTIA